From Ignavibacteriales bacterium, a single genomic window includes:
- a CDS encoding ATP-dependent helicase codes for MYYKELYTRRPGGSLPQLVSTENENMQSRFVVQKILELREQGVPLEDMAVLFRSSFLSFDLEIELTKANIPFVKFGGFKFVETSHIKDVVAYLRVLENPRDVVSWNRILLLVDGVGPRTAEKVIDDILKHRVLPARDGAETLPTTKFWMQFNDYSENIQNLFELLKRAAPPNLPPAEKTFQVLQYYEPILRGRYDDHQKRKKDLEMFQNITERYKEVETLLTDLALEPPNESIVDVESPGPEEEFLTLSTIHSAKGLEWNSVFIIYALEGRFPTMRSVASDDDLEEERRLMYVACTRAKDNLFITYPMNVYDRESGLILTKPSRFIQGVGENLLEPWVVE; via the coding sequence ATGTATTACAAAGAACTCTACACTCGCCGTCCCGGCGGCAGTCTCCCGCAACTCGTCTCCACCGAGAATGAGAACATGCAGTCGCGGTTTGTTGTGCAGAAGATCCTCGAGCTGCGCGAACAGGGGGTGCCGCTTGAGGACATGGCCGTTTTGTTTCGCTCGTCGTTTCTCTCGTTTGATCTTGAAATCGAGCTTACGAAAGCGAACATCCCGTTTGTGAAGTTCGGCGGCTTCAAATTTGTTGAGACCTCGCACATCAAAGACGTGGTCGCTTACCTGAGGGTGCTGGAGAACCCGCGTGACGTCGTCTCCTGGAATCGAATCCTTCTCCTTGTCGACGGCGTCGGACCCCGAACGGCAGAGAAGGTGATCGACGATATCCTCAAACACCGTGTGCTGCCCGCGCGTGACGGGGCCGAAACGCTCCCGACGACGAAATTCTGGATGCAGTTCAATGACTATTCGGAGAACATCCAGAACCTTTTTGAACTCCTCAAACGCGCCGCCCCGCCGAATCTTCCACCGGCAGAAAAGACATTTCAGGTTCTTCAATACTACGAACCGATTCTGCGCGGCCGCTATGACGACCACCAGAAGCGGAAAAAAGACCTCGAAATGTTCCAGAACATCACGGAGCGCTACAAGGAAGTTGAAACACTGCTGACCGATCTCGCCCTGGAACCTCCAAATGAGAGTATTGTTGATGTTGAATCTCCCGGCCCCGAGGAGGAGTTCCTGACACTCTCCACAATTCACAGCGCGAAAGGCCTGGAGTGGAACTCCGTGTTCATCATCTATGCACTCGAGGGGCGGTTTCCCACCATGCGCTCGGTCGCCAGCGATGACGATCTTGAAGAGGAACGACGGCTTATGTACGTCGCCTGTACGCGGGCCAAGGACAACCTCTTCATTACGTACCCTATGAATGTGTATGACCGTGAGAGCGGATTAATCCTGACAAAGCCCTCACGCTTCATTCAAGGCGTGGGTGAGAACCTGCTGGAACCCTGGGTGGTGGAGTAG